Proteins found in one Brachypodium distachyon strain Bd21 chromosome 5, Brachypodium_distachyon_v3.0, whole genome shotgun sequence genomic segment:
- the LOC112269279 gene encoding putative FBD-associated F-box protein At5g56700, with the protein MDNNNSGSSSDSHSHETFPMDTETQAYYGNHGVDLRRLQLNLIRALTCLYYHVLPSPPSFVSSPGAALPPPPQPQQPQAVDRISTLPDSFLRRVVSLLPIKDGARTAALSRRWRGVWRAAPLVLAHSDLLPARRPCRSMLEVSPAESMAAADAVTRILEAHQGPIRCAHIVSCYMKHLIPGLLARWLHLLAINGVQELFLVNRPWPLNMMLPAGFFGIATLTRLYLGAFTFPDTAALPGAIEFPHLEELGLLCVYMDNRDMDFVLARTPVLKTLCIQMNIWLTRLRIVSRSLRCLQLVGGTELDVLMEDAPRLERLIIWSSLVDNAFQRKVIKVGCAPVLGYLEPALHTLEVGNTVIKDGTRASRNTMVPSVNILALRLYFGVHNNAKTLSSFLRCFPNVKRLHLESDHKTVEPTCKLSVNFWQEGGAVKCVQSHMEVMIFCGFRGAPNELSFLQYILESAWMLTKLVIVFSKGSFTSKAKANKKLKPLFARKWANQDCSLVPVESAVKEGDDMFWLNSESGSDFSIKDLFVRHPALGLEIRRSLNLEAI; encoded by the exons AtggacaacaacaacagcggctcctcctccgactCCCACTCGCACGAGACCTTCCCCATGGACACCGAGACGCAGGCCTACTACGGGAACCACGGCGTGGACCTCCGGAGGCTCCAGCTCAACCTCATCCGCGCCTTGACCTGCCTCTACTACCACGTCCTCCCCAGCCCTCCGTCCTTCGTCTCCAGCCCCGGCGCcgctcttcctccgccgccccaaCCACAACAACCCCAAGCCGTCGACCGCATCTCAACCCTGCCCGACTCCTTCCTCAGGCGCGTCGTCTCTCTTCTCCCAATCAAGGACGGCGCGCGCACCGCCGCGCTCTCCCGCCGCTGGCGCGGGGTCTGgcgcgccgcgccgctggTCCTCGCCCACTCCGACCTGCTCCCCGCCAGGCGCCCCTGCCGCAGCATGCTCGAGGTTTCCCCGGCCgagtccatggccgccgccgacgccgtgaCGCGCATCCTCGAGGCCCACCAGGGCCCAATCCGGTGCGCCCACATCGTGTCCTGCTACATGAAGCACCTAATCCCCGGCCTGCTCGCGCGGTGGCTGCATCTGCTCGCCATCAACGGCGTCCAGGAGCTGTTCCTCGTGAACCGGCCATGGCCGCTCAACATGATGCTCCCCGCGGGCTTCTTCGGCATCGCGACGCTGACCCGGCTCTACCTCGGCGCCTTCACCTTCCCCGACACGGCGGCGCTCCCGGGTGCCATAGAGTTCCCGCACCTGGAAGAGCTGGGCCTCTTGTGCGTCTACATGGACAACCGGGACATGGACTTCGTCCTGGCCAGGACCCCGGTGCTCAAGACCCTTTGCATCCAGATGAACATCTGGCTGACGCGCCTCAGGATCGTCAGCCGCAGCCTTCGGTGCCTGCAACTCGTCGGGGGCACCGAGCTGGATGTGCTCATGGAAGACGCTCCGAGGCTGGAGAGGCTCATCATATGGTCGTCGTTGGTCGATAACGCCTTCCAGAGGAAGGTAATTAAGGTTGGCTGTGCCCCCGTGCTTGGCTATCTGGAGCCAGCATTGCACACGTTGGAGGTCGGCAACACCGTCATCAAG GATGGGACAAGGGCGAGTCGGAACACCATGGTCCCAAGTGTAAACATCCTCGCTTTAAGACTGTACTTTGGAGTCCACAACAATGCTAAGACGCTGTCAAGCTTCCTGAGATGCTTTCCAAACGTCAAGAGGCTGCATCTGGAG TCGGATCATAAAACCGTTGAGCCAACTTGCAAGCTCAGCGTCAATTTCTGGCAAGAAGGTGGTGCCGTCAAATGTGTGCAGTCACACATGGAAGTGATGATCTTCTGTGGCTTCCGAGGGGCACCCAACGAGCTTTCGTTCCTTCAGTACATCCTGGAGAGTGCGTGGATGCTGACGAAGCTGGTTATTGTGTTCAGCAAGGGAAGTTTCACTTCAAAGGccaaggcaaacaaaaaaCTGAAACCTCTGTTTGCTAGAAAATGGGCCAATCAAGACTGTTCACTGGTACCCGTCGAGAGTGCAGTTAAAGAAGGAGACGACATGTTTTGGCTGAACTCCGAAAGCGGGTctgatttttctataaaggATCTTTTTGTGAGGCATCCTGCTCTTGGATTGGAAATCAGGAGGTCACTGAACTTGGAAGCGATCTGA
- the LOC112269526 gene encoding protein phosphatase 1 regulatory subunit INH3, translating into MATRGPPPSSSSSGSATVTIDRSTSSSSAPAAAQPPPPETVLLRLKRRAKKKVSWKEGTVDNESLGRKSSKKCCIFHKEVPFDEDCSDDDDDDADRNPPADGGGGCSSSSHGHGHSHRDHHHSDPVR; encoded by the coding sequence ATGGCAACCcgggggccgccgccgtcgtcgtcatcatccGGATCCGCGACCGTGACGATCGAccgctccacctcctcctcctccgcccccgcggccgcgcagccgccgccgccggagacggtgctgctgcggctgaagCGGCGGGCCAAGAAGAAGGTGTCGTGGAAGGAGGGTACCGTGGACAACGAGTCCCTTGGCCGCAAGAGCTCCAAGAAGTGCTGCATCTTCCACAAGGAGGTTCCCTTCGACGAGGActgcagcgacgacgacgacgacgacgcggacCGGAATCCGCCGGCCGACGGCGGGGGCGGctgttcctcttcctcccatggccatggccacaGCCATAGAGACCACCACCACTCAGATCCGGTTCGATAA